One Vallitalea okinawensis DNA window includes the following coding sequences:
- a CDS encoding sugar ABC transporter substrate-binding protein produces the protein MRKILFVLLIISLQVGCIGKGSKDPEVITIKVLSFGFEETRVNNLIDAASKINEEFKNEGMNKIVEVEVEKYTGQLWDDYDEIFKERYENEGLDIFIIGHEDIGWLASDGYIVPLDELTEKDTFQDVYSTLWQSVEWQGNKWGILQDFEVQLILANKEKLLELGWDEEAITELPNQIKKGQFTLNDMTEIAEDAVKKGIVTNGILHRPVNGQAFYMMAKNFGAFYYDEDNGEVTISQSGLLKSLEYYYDIAREKGVLPTDNTLKNWEQINEIVIRGDVLFYYGATYTMYDLVTESGADLNKILDNYVPMLIPAAKDSGKPITISHPLVYTVTSISENKDIAYKLLEYGNNPEAQALHAVETYHLPVTKSGRESEKFKENQFLNDLMYTLDYTSFLPNDDEFNIIYQAYFDAIQDVELGLKEPEEAALQFQKSIKKHFEYKCYIKE, from the coding sequence ATGAGAAAGATATTATTCGTATTACTTATAATATCTTTGCAAGTTGGGTGTATTGGAAAGGGTAGCAAAGATCCAGAAGTGATAACCATTAAAGTATTATCTTTTGGGTTTGAAGAAACAAGGGTTAATAATCTCATTGATGCAGCATCCAAAATCAATGAAGAATTCAAAAATGAAGGTATGAATAAGATCGTTGAGGTTGAAGTTGAAAAGTATACCGGTCAGTTATGGGATGATTATGATGAAATCTTCAAAGAAAGATATGAGAATGAGGGGTTAGATATTTTCATAATAGGTCATGAAGATATCGGGTGGCTTGCATCTGATGGCTATATCGTTCCACTAGATGAGTTGACTGAGAAAGATACATTTCAGGATGTTTACAGTACCTTATGGCAATCAGTAGAGTGGCAAGGTAACAAATGGGGTATACTTCAAGACTTTGAAGTACAACTGATTTTAGCTAATAAGGAGAAATTACTTGAGTTAGGTTGGGATGAAGAAGCAATTACTGAATTACCTAATCAGATTAAAAAAGGGCAATTTACATTAAACGATATGACAGAAATAGCTGAGGATGCCGTTAAGAAAGGGATCGTTACCAATGGTATATTACATCGTCCGGTTAATGGCCAAGCTTTTTATATGATGGCTAAAAACTTCGGAGCATTTTATTACGATGAAGATAATGGTGAGGTAACCATCTCACAGTCAGGATTATTAAAATCTTTAGAATATTATTATGATATAGCTAGGGAAAAGGGAGTATTACCTACGGATAATACATTAAAAAACTGGGAGCAGATCAATGAGATAGTGATTCGAGGTGATGTATTATTTTATTATGGAGCAACCTATACTATGTATGATTTGGTTACGGAAAGTGGTGCAGATCTTAATAAAATACTCGATAACTATGTACCTATGTTAATACCTGCGGCTAAAGATTCTGGTAAACCAATAACCATTTCCCATCCGTTAGTTTATACTGTAACAAGTATCAGTGAAAATAAAGATATAGCTTATAAGCTTCTGGAATATGGCAATAACCCTGAAGCGCAAGCATTACATGCGGTGGAAACATATCACCTACCTGTTACAAAGAGTGGAAGAGAATCGGAGAAGTTCAAAGAGAATCAGTTCCTTAATGATTTGATGTACACTTTAGATTATACTTCATTCTTGCCCAATGACGATGAGTTCAATATCATATATCAAGCTTATTTTGATGCTATTCAGGATGTGGAGTTAGGTTTAAAAGAACCGGAAGAGGCTGCTTTACAATTTCAAAAATCCATTAAGAAACATTTTGAATATAAATGTTATATCAAGGAGTGA
- a CDS encoding extracellular solute-binding protein, with the protein MLNRLIKLCIGCFLIIFLVACGEESSKEVSQKITFVDTASGANFQLFFKETVIPKAEKELGIEIDYVVSSEPEMRERIKAWGENKDGDIHLVFLKPQGFYGMKQSDIQFAKLTEENVPNMAKIDPKYREKTQGIELEGEAATFWHTASGLLYNSDRIPNPPKSWQEFYDRREEFKGHIGVIRPDAKSAGGREFIYTFLNVNGADFSLPVDELIKSEGWKKAVDTYEDFNQYFYDPMASEPPVLFQQFKSEEVWITEYAIDYTLWSRDKGLLPDTIKATFLEEGNTEGGGFIMVIPDKISDDKKALSYLALDYFISDEIQTDLVTQMWQYPGTMIEDQLPEEVWDNIPKWEEAEAAQLKISNSEAMDYIKVNGMNLDEE; encoded by the coding sequence ATGTTGAATCGGTTGATCAAACTTTGTATAGGTTGTTTTCTCATCATTTTTTTAGTAGCCTGTGGCGAAGAAAGTTCAAAAGAAGTTAGTCAAAAAATAACCTTTGTTGATACGGCTTCAGGAGCTAATTTTCAGTTATTTTTTAAGGAAACGGTCATACCTAAAGCTGAGAAAGAGCTTGGTATAGAGATTGATTATGTGGTTTCATCGGAACCAGAAATGAGAGAACGGATAAAAGCATGGGGTGAAAATAAAGACGGTGATATTCATTTAGTTTTCTTAAAACCTCAAGGGTTTTACGGCATGAAACAATCGGATATCCAGTTCGCAAAGCTAACAGAAGAAAATGTACCTAATATGGCTAAGATAGACCCTAAATATCGTGAAAAGACTCAGGGTATTGAGCTAGAAGGAGAAGCAGCTACTTTTTGGCATACTGCATCAGGACTTCTCTATAACTCGGATAGGATACCTAATCCACCAAAATCGTGGCAAGAGTTTTATGACAGAAGAGAAGAATTTAAAGGGCATATTGGTGTAATAAGACCTGATGCAAAATCAGCTGGGGGTAGAGAATTCATCTATACATTCCTTAATGTTAACGGAGCGGATTTTTCATTACCTGTAGATGAGCTTATTAAGTCTGAGGGATGGAAGAAAGCCGTTGATACTTATGAAGACTTCAACCAGTACTTTTATGACCCTATGGCATCTGAGCCACCAGTACTCTTTCAACAATTTAAATCTGAGGAAGTATGGATTACAGAGTATGCTATTGATTATACATTATGGAGTAGGGATAAAGGATTACTGCCTGATACCATTAAAGCAACTTTTCTAGAAGAGGGAAATACAGAAGGCGGTGGTTTTATCATGGTTATTCCTGATAAGATATCCGATGATAAGAAGGCGTTAAGCTACCTAGCTTTAGACTATTTTATTTCTGATGAAATCCAAACGGATTTAGTCACTCAGATGTGGCAATATCCAGGTACAATGATTGAAGATCAATTGCCAGAAGAGGTCTGGGACAATATACCTAAGTGGGAAGAAGCAGAGGCTGCTCAATTGAAAATATCCAACAGTGAAGCAATGGACTATATCAAAGTTAATGGAATGAATTTAGATGAAGAATAA
- a CDS encoding DNA polymerase III subunit alpha: MPFTHLHVHTEYSLLDGSSKIKELVKETKKMGMDAIAITDHGVMFGVIDFYKTCLNEGVKPIIGCEVYVAPGSRFDKNSADGIYYHLVLLAENQTGYQNLMRMVSAGFTEGFYYKPRIDMELLEKYNEGIIATSACLAGPVARRILRNSYEEAKEAALKLNEIFGQDNFYLELQDHGMDQQKRVNQELVRMSKETGIPLIASNDIHYTYEDDQRAHDILLCIQTNKKVDDDDRLRYEGGQFYLKSPEEMRELFPYAPEAIENTAKIAERCNVSFTFHELKLPKFEVPEGYTASAYLRELCFKGLEMRYDPVTEEQKLRLEYELSVIEQMGYVDYFLIVWDFIRFGREHDIMVGPGRGSAAGSIVSYCLQITNIDPLRYSLIFERFLNPERVSMPDIDIDFCYERRSEVIDYVVEKYGEDHVAQIITFGTMAARACIRDVGRALNMMYADVDKIAKMIPTALGITIDKALKINPELKEVYDEEEEVKYLIDMSRRLEGLPRHSSTHAAGVVIAQNPIVEYVPLNANDDSITTQFPMTTLEELGLLKMDFLGLRTLTVIQNAVNNIKRTKRIEIDIEQIPFDDPKVYDMIGQGHTDGVFQLESAGMKSFMRDLKPENLEDIIAGVSLYRPGPMDFIPKYIKGKKEPENITYTAPELEPILQTTYGCIVYQEQVMQIVRDLAGYTLGRSDLVRRAMSKKKADVMARERQNFIYGNEEENVPGCMSKGISEEQANQIFDEMTDFAKYAFNKSHAAAYAVIAYQTGWLKVHYPVEFMAALLTSIMDSTDKVTEYIMNCKDMGIELLPPDVNDGYGAFSVTDDGKIRYGLAAIKNVGRGAIRSLVKEREENGPFTSLLDFCERLNKDINKRGIEGMIKAGAFDSLGGTRKQYMHVYKAILDGVAYTKKNNIDGQLNLFAMAEEEPAGEELPDVGEYPIEALLTYEKETIGIYLSGHPLSKYEDEWRKRISHRTIDFYHRENDVEAGEDMESTVYDGQNSVIGGLIVDKTVKTTRNNKMMAFITIEDLYGIVEVIIFPNVYERYKDYLIEDNKVYIRGRIAKQEDENAKLICEKMTTFEELEGFNNANVLWLKIPNKRTWNELSNRISGALMSSPGRIPVKIYIEEENIRFAAGEEMWVKVTEGLVEVLNGLVGKFNVVVK, translated from the coding sequence ATGCCCTTTACTCATTTACATGTGCATACGGAGTACAGTTTATTAGACGGTTCAAGTAAAATTAAAGAATTAGTCAAAGAAACAAAAAAGATGGGGATGGATGCCATTGCTATTACAGACCATGGTGTTATGTTTGGTGTCATAGATTTCTATAAAACCTGCTTGAATGAGGGGGTAAAACCCATTATTGGATGTGAAGTTTATGTAGCACCTGGTTCAAGGTTTGATAAGAATTCAGCGGACGGTATCTATTATCATCTGGTTTTATTGGCAGAGAACCAGACAGGCTATCAGAATTTAATGCGCATGGTATCAGCTGGTTTCACGGAAGGTTTTTATTATAAACCTCGTATCGATATGGAATTATTAGAGAAGTACAACGAAGGTATCATTGCTACCAGTGCATGTTTAGCAGGTCCAGTGGCTAGAAGGATTTTAAGAAATAGCTATGAAGAGGCTAAAGAAGCAGCTCTAAAGTTAAATGAAATATTTGGTCAAGATAATTTCTATTTAGAGCTTCAAGATCATGGCATGGATCAACAAAAGAGAGTCAATCAAGAGCTGGTACGTATGAGCAAGGAAACGGGAATCCCCTTGATTGCTTCCAATGATATTCATTATACCTATGAAGATGACCAACGAGCTCATGACATACTTCTCTGTATACAAACCAATAAGAAGGTGGATGACGATGACCGTCTGCGCTATGAAGGCGGACAATTTTACTTGAAATCACCTGAAGAAATGCGCGAACTATTCCCTTATGCTCCTGAAGCCATAGAAAACACAGCTAAGATTGCTGAACGTTGTAACGTTAGTTTTACCTTTCACGAGTTAAAGCTTCCTAAATTTGAGGTGCCTGAGGGGTATACTGCTTCAGCTTATTTAAGAGAGTTATGCTTTAAAGGTTTAGAAATGCGCTATGATCCTGTTACAGAAGAGCAAAAATTGCGCCTAGAATATGAGTTATCTGTTATTGAACAGATGGGATATGTGGACTATTTCTTAATCGTATGGGATTTCATCCGTTTCGGTAGAGAACATGATATCATGGTAGGACCTGGTCGAGGATCTGCTGCAGGTAGTATAGTATCCTATTGTTTACAGATTACGAATATCGATCCCTTACGTTACAGTTTGATTTTTGAGCGATTCCTTAATCCCGAACGTGTCAGCATGCCCGATATTGATATCGACTTCTGTTACGAGCGTCGAAGCGAAGTTATCGATTATGTAGTTGAGAAATATGGTGAAGACCATGTTGCTCAGATTATCACCTTTGGAACCATGGCAGCAAGAGCGTGTATTCGTGATGTAGGACGAGCCTTGAATATGATGTATGCAGATGTGGATAAAATAGCTAAGATGATTCCAACAGCTCTAGGAATTACTATTGATAAGGCTTTAAAAATTAATCCTGAACTGAAGGAAGTTTATGATGAAGAAGAGGAAGTTAAATACCTTATCGATATGTCTAGAAGACTAGAAGGATTACCACGACATTCATCAACCCATGCGGCAGGGGTGGTTATTGCTCAGAATCCTATTGTCGAGTATGTACCTCTTAATGCTAATGATGATTCTATTACAACCCAATTCCCAATGACAACTTTAGAAGAATTGGGACTACTTAAGATGGATTTCCTTGGTTTAAGAACCTTAACAGTTATTCAAAATGCTGTGAATAATATTAAGAGAACAAAAAGAATTGAAATTGATATAGAGCAGATACCTTTTGATGATCCCAAGGTTTATGACATGATCGGACAAGGTCATACTGACGGTGTTTTCCAGTTAGAGAGTGCTGGGATGAAGTCTTTCATGAGGGATCTAAAACCTGAAAATCTTGAAGATATCATTGCAGGCGTATCTCTATACCGTCCAGGACCTATGGATTTTATTCCAAAGTATATCAAAGGCAAAAAAGAACCTGAGAATATAACCTATACTGCACCTGAGCTAGAGCCTATCCTGCAAACTACTTATGGGTGTATTGTTTATCAAGAACAGGTTATGCAGATTGTTCGTGATTTAGCAGGTTATACATTGGGGCGTAGTGATTTAGTTCGTCGTGCCATGTCTAAGAAAAAAGCTGACGTTATGGCAAGAGAGCGCCAAAACTTTATTTATGGTAATGAAGAAGAGAATGTACCAGGTTGTATGAGTAAGGGGATCTCTGAGGAGCAAGCCAATCAAATTTTTGATGAGATGACGGACTTTGCTAAATACGCTTTTAATAAATCCCATGCGGCTGCCTATGCCGTTATTGCTTATCAAACAGGCTGGCTGAAAGTTCATTATCCTGTAGAATTTATGGCAGCCCTTTTGACATCCATTATGGATTCAACAGATAAGGTAACAGAATATATCATGAATTGTAAGGACATGGGCATTGAGTTATTGCCACCTGATGTAAATGACGGTTATGGAGCTTTCTCAGTTACAGATGATGGCAAAATTCGTTATGGTCTAGCAGCGATTAAGAATGTTGGTAGAGGAGCTATTCGATCTTTAGTGAAAGAGCGAGAGGAAAATGGTCCATTCACCAGTTTGTTAGACTTCTGTGAACGCCTAAATAAAGACATTAACAAACGAGGTATCGAAGGTATGATTAAAGCAGGAGCCTTTGATTCTTTAGGTGGTACGAGAAAACAATACATGCATGTCTATAAAGCTATCTTAGATGGAGTAGCTTATACGAAAAAGAATAATATAGATGGTCAGCTTAATCTCTTTGCCATGGCTGAGGAAGAGCCAGCAGGAGAGGAATTGCCGGATGTAGGAGAATATCCTATAGAAGCATTATTGACCTATGAAAAAGAAACCATTGGTATTTATCTTAGTGGACATCCTTTATCCAAGTACGAAGATGAATGGCGGAAACGAATTTCTCATCGAACCATTGACTTTTATCATCGCGAGAACGATGTTGAAGCAGGAGAAGACATGGAAAGTACAGTCTATGATGGTCAAAATAGTGTCATTGGTGGATTGATTGTGGACAAAACCGTTAAGACAACACGGAATAATAAAATGATGGCCTTTATTACAATAGAAGACCTTTATGGTATCGTTGAAGTTATTATCTTTCCTAATGTCTATGAAAGGTATAAGGATTACTTAATTGAAGATAATAAAGTATATATTAGAGGTCGTATAGCTAAACAAGAAGATGAGAATGCTAAGCTGATTTGTGAAAAGATGACAACCTTTGAGGAATTAGAAGGCTTCAATAATGCCAATGTATTATGGCTTAAGATTCCTAATAAGCGCACATGGAATGAGCTCAGTAATCGAATTTCTGGGGCATTAATGAGCAGTCCAGGTAGAATACCTGTCAAAATATATATCGAAGAAGAGAATATTCGCTTTGCTGCTGGAGAAGAAATGTGGGTAAAAGTCACCGAAGGTTTAGTAGAGGTGTTAAATGGTTTGGTTGGAAAATTCAATGTTGTTGTCAAATAA
- a CDS encoding ABC transporter ATP-binding protein — MREKPMIELNGVVKRYGDIEAVKDLSLTINKGELITLLGASGCGKTTTLKCITGQHYPDEGQIYIGGKDVTTLPTYKRNIGMVFQNFALFPHKTIYENVEFPLKIRKFPKRERHQRVLEALKLVQLVEHDYKYPKQLSGGQQQRVSLARAMVYQPNVILFDEPLSNLDARLREEMRFEIKDLQKRMQITSIYVTHDQEEALALSDRIAIMNEGVIEQYGTPKEIFSRPKTAFVARFIGLSNFMSGEMVSMKDGRALFKLKDLIVEARCQEELSHTSGEWQLMVRPSQINLLPTTQKSADNQVIGTIKSKTYLGDLIDYRIQINENCVLRVQSNRNMEQGKSVLLEFPPLEGWLVANK, encoded by the coding sequence TTGAGAGAGAAGCCGATGATTGAACTGAATGGGGTTGTAAAACGGTATGGTGACATAGAGGCTGTCAAGGACTTATCGTTGACAATTAACAAGGGCGAATTAATTACGTTACTAGGAGCAAGTGGTTGTGGTAAAACCACGACACTTAAATGTATAACAGGGCAACATTATCCTGATGAAGGTCAGATTTATATTGGAGGTAAAGATGTAACAACTTTACCAACTTATAAAAGAAACATAGGAATGGTATTTCAAAATTTTGCTCTTTTTCCACATAAGACAATTTATGAAAATGTTGAGTTTCCTCTGAAAATAAGAAAATTCCCTAAAAGGGAAAGGCATCAACGTGTATTAGAAGCATTAAAATTAGTCCAATTAGTGGAACATGATTATAAATACCCCAAGCAATTATCAGGGGGGCAACAACAAAGGGTTAGTTTAGCTAGAGCAATGGTCTATCAACCTAACGTGATTTTGTTTGATGAACCTTTATCTAACTTAGATGCAAGACTAAGAGAAGAAATGCGATTTGAGATTAAAGATCTACAGAAGAGAATGCAGATAACATCTATTTATGTAACTCATGATCAGGAAGAGGCTTTGGCACTATCTGATAGAATAGCCATCATGAATGAAGGCGTCATCGAGCAATATGGTACGCCAAAAGAGATTTTTAGCCGACCTAAAACCGCTTTTGTTGCTAGGTTCATTGGATTATCCAATTTCATGAGTGGTGAAATGGTGTCAATGAAGGATGGACGGGCTCTCTTTAAATTAAAGGATCTTATTGTCGAAGCAAGATGTCAGGAAGAATTATCTCATACGAGTGGTGAATGGCAACTCATGGTGAGGCCATCTCAAATCAATTTATTACCTACTACCCAGAAATCTGCTGATAATCAAGTTATAGGTACCATTAAGTCAAAAACTTACTTAGGTGATTTAATCGATTATCGAATTCAGATAAATGAAAATTGTGTTTTGAGGGTTCAATCCAATAGAAACATGGAGCAGGGTAAAAGTGTACTATTAGAGTTTCCGCCACTTGAAGGGTGGCTTGTTGCTAATAAATGA
- a CDS encoding sugar phosphate isomerase/epimerase family protein yields MIALSTDYMNEIPSTYEIEKILKKISEASFSHIHWCHDWDGNHIYSIHEMDQIQEWLEKYNLKVKAVHATEGGKRPNEDGKYKYRNTYDNRKDYTSENEYNRLAGVELIKNRVDLAQRIGAKEIVLHMQLPYVAMEESEEFTKGYWTQVFKSFDELEWYCKSRRIKIAVENLLGTPNQHQINQFDLLFERYDKDFIGFCYDSGHGILTMDDDPLELLRKYKDRLIAMHLNDNVGIRNKEDLKDDVKVASHDLHRIPYEGILNWDELASLVAVSPYELPITMEIVCRDGKEDEFLKRAYDNGVKVNNKIKELRED; encoded by the coding sequence ATGATAGCACTTAGTACAGATTATATGAATGAGATACCTAGTACCTATGAAATAGAGAAAATATTAAAAAAGATATCGGAAGCTTCTTTTAGCCATATTCATTGGTGCCATGATTGGGACGGAAATCATATTTATTCCATACATGAAATGGATCAGATACAAGAATGGTTAGAAAAGTATAACTTAAAGGTAAAAGCTGTTCACGCTACAGAAGGTGGAAAGAGACCTAATGAAGATGGTAAGTACAAATATAGAAATACATATGACAATAGAAAAGACTATACGTCAGAAAATGAATACAACCGTTTAGCAGGAGTAGAGTTAATCAAAAATAGAGTAGATTTAGCACAACGGATTGGCGCCAAGGAAATAGTCTTACATATGCAATTACCTTATGTAGCCATGGAGGAGTCAGAAGAGTTTACTAAGGGCTACTGGACCCAAGTATTTAAATCATTTGATGAACTTGAATGGTATTGCAAATCTAGGAGGATAAAGATAGCTGTTGAAAATCTTTTAGGAACACCTAATCAACATCAAATCAACCAGTTTGATCTCTTATTTGAGCGCTATGATAAAGATTTTATTGGATTCTGCTACGACTCAGGTCATGGTATTTTAACCATGGATGATGATCCTCTTGAGTTATTGAGAAAGTATAAAGATCGTTTAATAGCTATGCATCTCAATGATAATGTTGGCATCAGGAACAAAGAGGATCTAAAAGATGACGTTAAAGTAGCATCCCATGACTTACACCGCATACCTTATGAAGGTATTTTGAATTGGGATGAGCTAGCTAGTCTTGTAGCTGTTTCACCTTATGAGTTACCCATAACAATGGAGATTGTTTGCCGAGATGGAAAAGAAGATGAATTCTTAAAAAGGGCTTATGACAATGGCGTGAAGGTTAATAACAAGATAAAAGAATTAAGAGAAGATTAG
- a CDS encoding ABC transporter permease, which produces MKRVYIVISQVLLLSFALFLLAPFIVIFVTSFAKRWFGTAWLPEEFSLEWYSWAWKIAEVPMVMFNSLSISFMAVFISLIIAIPTSWTLARRHIKHKEIWLSLFLLPRMIPPLAFALGIAKVFYTVDLIDTYMGVALAHVTVCAPYCILILTSTFEGLDHRIMDAASVCGATPLQTFFKITLPLTMPGILSAMIFAFTTSYNEFTLTIMTYGPKTMTLPIKTYLAIGDGFWEVASAISIILLVPSLIILFIIQGKLKPEKLMGGFKGI; this is translated from the coding sequence ATGAAAAGAGTATATATAGTCATTAGCCAAGTATTGTTGTTATCCTTTGCCCTTTTCCTATTAGCACCTTTTATCGTTATCTTCGTTACATCCTTTGCTAAGAGATGGTTTGGTACCGCCTGGCTACCTGAAGAATTCAGTTTGGAATGGTATAGTTGGGCCTGGAAGATAGCTGAAGTACCCATGGTGATGTTTAATAGTCTGTCCATTTCCTTTATGGCCGTTTTTATAAGCTTAATTATTGCCATACCAACGTCATGGACTTTAGCAAGACGTCATATTAAGCATAAAGAGATATGGCTGTCATTATTCTTGCTACCAAGAATGATCCCACCTCTAGCTTTTGCTTTAGGTATTGCCAAAGTATTCTATACGGTGGATTTAATTGATACCTATATGGGTGTTGCATTAGCGCATGTGACTGTCTGTGCACCCTATTGTATATTAATACTGACCAGTACATTTGAAGGATTAGATCATCGTATTATGGATGCTGCTTCAGTTTGCGGGGCTACTCCGTTGCAAACCTTTTTTAAAATAACATTACCTTTAACCATGCCAGGTATTTTATCAGCTATGATTTTTGCATTTACAACATCCTATAATGAATTTACTTTAACCATTATGACTTATGGTCCTAAGACAATGACATTACCTATTAAGACTTACTTAGCTATCGGTGATGGATTTTGGGAAGTTGCAAGTGCTATATCCATCATCTTGTTAGTACCTTCATTGATTATACTATTTATCATACAAGGTAAGTTAAAGCCTGAGAAGTTAATGGGTGGATTTAAAGGGATTTAG
- a CDS encoding ABC transporter permease, whose amino-acid sequence MKNKLITLLFMLPGVLCFTLLFLYPMGYTFMLSIQKSEIPWEFTFEHYTNYLTSAEGWRILSLSFSLALFPTILIILVSIPFSLLIRKKLKGHRFYRLLMILPMMVPSLISTLGLMLLFNTNGWFNLFLLDVLKVSEPLSVNYTMKGLIIYYAWLHFPYTAISTLVAVEGMDRQAESAASVCGASPLQVFRHITLPLVMPGILSGSIMTFLLCFGTFSVPLIAGGEYRPIAVQVYTQTAVFNDWSKGSALAIIMAVIQVLLMMIYLKISRKRVVK is encoded by the coding sequence ATGAAGAATAAGTTGATAACATTGTTATTCATGCTGCCAGGCGTGTTATGCTTCACCTTATTATTTTTATATCCAATGGGATATACATTTATGTTAAGTATACAAAAATCCGAAATACCCTGGGAGTTTACCTTTGAGCATTACACCAATTACTTGACCAGTGCGGAGGGGTGGCGAATTCTATCTCTATCCTTCAGTTTAGCCTTATTCCCAACCATTCTAATTATACTGGTGAGCATTCCTTTCAGTCTGTTAATAAGAAAGAAATTGAAAGGCCACCGGTTTTACCGATTACTCATGATATTACCCATGATGGTGCCAAGTCTTATCAGTACATTAGGATTAATGTTACTTTTCAATACCAATGGATGGTTTAACTTATTTCTATTAGATGTGTTGAAGGTATCTGAACCACTGAGTGTTAATTATACAATGAAGGGGCTTATCATTTATTATGCTTGGTTGCATTTTCCATATACAGCCATATCAACATTGGTTGCTGTAGAGGGCATGGATCGGCAAGCAGAATCAGCAGCATCGGTTTGTGGTGCATCTCCATTACAAGTATTTCGCCATATTACCTTACCACTAGTTATGCCAGGCATCCTATCAGGATCAATTATGACATTCTTATTATGTTTTGGAACATTTAGTGTACCCCTGATAGCAGGCGGCGAATATCGTCCCATTGCTGTTCAGGTTTATACGCAAACAGCAGTATTCAATGATTGGTCTAAAGGGAGTGCATTAGCGATTATCATGGCAGTTATTCAAGTATTGCTCATGATGATCTACCTCAAGATCAGTAGAAAAAGGGTGGTCAAATGA
- a CDS encoding MFS transporter, with product MNPIKNLKFDKRTLINFLVVAIGSQIIYSINAVRSVLYEPFREALGVSNAQLGFLLSLIGIISMIMYVPGGWFQDRFSNRKLLSINLLITGLCGFYLAFAPSYNGLLVVFALFGITQEAFYWASVLKTVRILAKDDRQGTAFGALEFVRGSTEFATNALAMIIFTIVGQSVFGVKVALGIDSALIILMAIITWFVLPEEIYIKADTAKEKNKLALKGLLKVLLMKEVWMVGLAASGVYTVYIGLMYFLPFLQNVYGIPVGMVAIFGLVNTSLTRMISSPLAGVIGDHKFKSSTHFMRLAFALVICFLTAIILLPKNSSFMIPVLGVLMCITILCYMLRGVYYAPIGELKMPKEISGAAMSVAAFIGYSPMFWAYATYGYMMDNYDPVSAYTRIFSIQLTFAVVGFILTFGLGKIIERRKGLTDEAKQAA from the coding sequence ATGAATCCTATTAAAAATCTTAAATTTGATAAAAGGACTCTTATTAATTTTCTAGTTGTTGCTATTGGTAGTCAGATTATTTATTCCATTAACGCTGTACGTAGTGTACTTTATGAACCATTTAGAGAGGCATTAGGTGTAAGTAATGCTCAGTTAGGTTTCTTATTAAGTTTAATTGGTATTATCTCTATGATCATGTACGTTCCTGGTGGATGGTTCCAAGATCGTTTCTCTAATAGAAAATTATTATCAATTAACTTATTGATTACAGGTTTATGTGGTTTCTACTTAGCGTTTGCACCATCCTATAATGGTTTACTTGTTGTATTCGCTCTGTTTGGTATTACTCAAGAGGCTTTTTACTGGGCTTCAGTTTTAAAGACAGTTCGTATCCTTGCTAAAGATGATCGTCAAGGTACAGCTTTTGGAGCTTTAGAATTTGTCCGTGGTTCTACTGAATTTGCAACTAATGCCTTAGCTATGATTATCTTCACTATTGTTGGTCAAAGCGTCTTTGGTGTTAAAGTTGCTTTAGGAATTGATTCAGCTTTAATTATCCTTATGGCTATTATTACTTGGTTTGTTTTACCAGAAGAGATTTATATTAAAGCTGATACAGCTAAAGAAAAGAACAAATTAGCCCTTAAAGGTTTATTAAAAGTTTTACTTATGAAAGAAGTCTGGATGGTAGGTTTAGCAGCTAGTGGAGTTTATACAGTATATATTGGTTTGATGTACTTCTTACCTTTCTTACAAAACGTTTATGGTATTCCTGTAGGTATGGTAGCCATCTTTGGTTTGGTTAATACATCCTTAACACGTATGATATCCAGCCCATTAGCAGGTGTGATTGGTGATCACAAGTTTAAGTCATCTACCCATTTCATGCGTTTAGCCTTTGCTTTGGTTATTTGTTTCTTAACGGCTATTATTCTATTACCAAAGAATAGTTCATTTATGATTCCGGTATTAGGAGTCCTCATGTGTATCACAATACTTTGTTATATGTTAAGAGGCGTTTATTATGCACCTATTGGTGAATTAAAGATGCCAAAAGAAATCAGTGGAGCAGCAATGTCTGTAGCTGCATTCATAGGTTATTCACCAATGTTTTGGGCTTATGCAACTTATGGATACATGATGGATAATTATGATCCAGTAAGTGCTTATACAAGAATATTCTCTATCCAATTAACATTTGCAGTAGTAGGTTTCATCTTGACATTTGGTTTAGGTAAAATTATTGAAAGAAGAAAAGGCTTAACAGACGAAGCGAAACAAGCAGCATAA